The Budorcas taxicolor isolate Tak-1 chromosome 5, Takin1.1, whole genome shotgun sequence genome includes a window with the following:
- the HMOX1 gene encoding heme oxygenase 1 — MERPQPDSMPQDLSEALKEATKEVHTQAENAEFMKNFQKGELTREGFKLVMASLYHIYVVLEEEIERNKENPVYTPLYFPEELHRRAALEQDMAFWYGPRWQEAIPYTQATKRYVQRLQEVGRAEPELLVAHAYTRYLGDLSGGQVLKKIAQKALNLPSSGEGLAFFTFPNIASATKFKQLYRSRMNTLEMTPEVRQRVLDEAKTAFLLNIQLFEELQGLLTQKPKDRDPSQGPDLHRRAGSKTQDSDPAKAPRGKPQPSVLSQAPLLRWVLTLSFLVATVAVGLYAM; from the exons ATGGAGCGCCCGCAGCCCGACAG CATGCCCCAGGATTTGTCAGAGGCCCTGAAGGAGGCCACCAAGGAGGTGCACACCCAGGCGGAGAATGCCGAGTTCATGAAGAACTTTCAGAAGGGTGAGCTGACCCGAGAAGGTTTTAAG CTGGTGATGGCATCTTTGTACCACATCTACGtggtcctggaggaggagattgAACGCAACAAGGAGAACCCCGTCTACACTCCCCTCTACTTCCCAGAGGAGCTGCACCGCCGGGCCGCCCTGGAGCAGGACATGGCCTTCTGGTACGGGCCCCGCTGGCAGGAGGCCATCCCCTACACACAGGCCACCAAGCGCTATGTTCAGCGACTCCAGGAGGTGGGGCGCGCCGAGCCCGAACTGCTGGTGGCCCATGCCTACACCCGCTACCTGGGCGACCTGTCTGGGGGCCAAGTTCTCAAGAAGATTGCTCAGAAGGCCCTGAACCTGCCCAGCTCCGGGGAGGGCCTGGCCTTCTTCACTTTCCCCAATATCGCCAGTGCCACCAAGTTCAAGCAGCTGTACCGCTCCCGCATGAACACGCTGGAGATGACCCCCGAGGTCCGGCAGAGGGTCCTGGACGAGGCCAAGACCGCCTTCCTGCTCAACATCCAG CTGTTTGAGGAGTTGCAGGGGCTGCTGACCCAGAAGCCCAAGGACCGTGATCCCTCGCAGGGACCAGACCTTCACAGGCGAGCCGGCAGCAAGACACAAG ACTCGGATCCCGCCAAGGCGCCCAGGGGCAAGCCCCAGCCCAGCGTCCTCTCCCAGGCACCTCTCCTGCGATGGGTCCTCACACTCAGCTTTCTGGTGGCCACGGTTGCTGTGGGGCTCTACGCCATGTGA